Proteins encoded within one genomic window of Anopheles gambiae chromosome 3, idAnoGambNW_F1_1, whole genome shotgun sequence:
- the LOC1275468 gene encoding nucleoporin Nup35: MEPMTLGSPSGSSLSGAAGAGPGYLPSFLMGDPPSTPRPNTLSPTRGRSSLAYSHGLMSSPPDGLRSPTLQHQHHHHHQQQQQQQHLLGLHQQQHQQQLSSSFMQPHTPQGHHVPHSQRYLQNPQPAQAAAAAAANQFRNESFDANSSITGPPTQGLFDSWRKEKQLLQTPMRAQQQQQSGPGNNPADQATATIGPGGAPFNESYAQNQSGFNLSRVMSPIPVDYNQRNVSITTSPTGGAAPFGGQQQTQVQQAAKSSNWVTVFGFPQNAASKILSHFIGIGTIVDKQPAPQNGNWVHLRYSSRLECDRALNYNGRIISEGLMIGVQYCNDPAILGKENEGNEYNDAQGVSSPDKPLWRVRSLMNMSYSAMQDPQAVISAPPVQKRANGIVNKAMDLFFGW, translated from the coding sequence ATGGAACCGATGACGCTAGGTAGCCCAAGCGGCAGCTCACTTTCCGGTGCCGCCGGTGCCGGACCGGGCTATCTGCCCTCGTTCCTGATGGGCGATCCGCCTAGCACACCGCGCCCGAACACGTTATCACCGACCCGGGGTCGTTCCTCGTTGGCGTACTCGCACGGGCTGATGAGCTCACCGCCGGACGGGTTACGTTCGCCGACCTTGCAGcatcaacaccaccaccaccaccagcagcagcaacagcagcagcatctgtTGGgccttcatcagcagcagcaccaacagcagctgTCCTCCTCGTTTATGCAGCCGCATACACCGCAAGGCCATCACGTTCCCCACTCACAGCGCTACCTACAGAACCCGCAACCGGCGcaggcggcagcggcggcggctgcgaaCCAGTTCCGCAATGAATCGTTCGATGCCAACTCCAGCATCACTGGGCCACCAACGCAAGGGCTGTTCGATTCGTGGCGCAAGGagaagcagctgctgcagacACCGATGCgcgctcagcagcagcagcaatccgGCCCGGGCAATAATCCGGCCGACCAAGCGACGGCAACGATCGGACCAGGTGGTGCACCCTTCAACGAGTCGTACGCCCAGAACCAGAGCGGATTTAACCTGTCGCGCGTCATGTCCCCAATACCGGTCGATTACAATCAGCGGAACGTGAGCATCACCACCTCACCGACCGGTGGGGCGGCGCCCTTCGGCGGTCAGCAGCAAACGCAGGTGCAGCAGGCCGCCAAATCCTCCAACTGGGTGACGGTGTTTGGCTTTCCGCAGAATGCGGCCTCGAAAATTCTGTCCCATTTCATCGGCATCGGCACGATCGTGGACAAGCAGCCGGCACCGCAGAACGGCAACTGGGTGCATCTGCGCTACAGCTCCCGGCTGGAGTGTGACCGGGCGCTCAACTACAACGGACGCATCATCAGCGAGGGCCTGATGATCGGCGTCCAGTACTGCAACGATCCGGCCATCCTGGGGAAGGAGAACGAGGGCAATGAGTACAACGATGCGCAGGGCGTTTCCTCGCCGGATAAGCCGCTGTGGCGGGTGCGCTCCCTGATGAACATGTCGTACTCGGCGATGCAGGACCCGCAGGCCGTCATTTCGGCACCGCCGGTACAGAAGCGTGCCAACGGGATCGTGAACAAGGCGATGGACCTATTTTTCGGGTGGTAA